GTACGAGATCCTCAAGGAGATCCGCGACATCAGCGGCGGCCACTGGGAGCCCTCGTACGGCTCGGTCTACCCCATCCTCTACAAGTTCGAGGAGAAAGGGTGGGCAGAGCGGATCGACCGCGAGGACGAACCCGACCGGAAGTACTTCGAACTCACGGACGCGGGCCACGAGGAACTCGCCGAGCGCCGCGAGTCCAGCGCGGAGAAGGCCCGCGACTTCGCCGACGTCATCCTCGGGTTCTTCCACGTCTACGCCGCGTTCTCGACCGACGAGCGCTTCGAGATTCCGGAACTGGAAGCCGAGTGGCGCTTCGACGAGACGTTCAGCGCCTGGATCGTCGAACAGGTCGTTCGCCACCACGAACACTACTTCGACACCGAGTTCGAGCGCACCGACGAGACGCCGGAGGAGTTCTACGACCGACAGGGCGTCGACCACGAGTGACTCGCCCCCGATCAGCCGGCGAGTAACTGCGGCCCGAACAGCATCGTCAGGAAGCTGATCAGCATCGTCAGACCGACGGTCGTCGTCACGACCCGGACCATCCCGCGGGTGGCCTCGATCGGGAGCCGCGAGATGACGGCCTCGGTGCTCGTCCGGAGGATGTGCCCGCCGTCGAGCGGGAACGCCGGGACGCAGTTGAAAAAGCCCAGTTGGACGTTGATCCAGCCGGTCCAGAACAGCGCGTTCGCGAGCCCGAAGACCACCCAGTCGCCGAGCAACGCGAGCGGCCCCTGCACCTGATAGAAGTTCTCGATGCCGCCGACGAAGCCGGCGAAGTTGAACGGGAAGACGCCGACGACCGACGCCAGCGGCAGGAACAGCGCGAGACCGATCTTTCCGAGGAAGCTGTCGGCGACCTCGGCGCCGGCGCCGTCGCCGCCGAGCGCGGCGAGGAACTGGTCTGCGGGGTAGGCTTCGACGCCGATCGCCGTCGCCGAGAACCCGGAGACGCCGGGCGTCCCGAGGATGCCGAGGAAGCCGGCGTCGGTCCGGGGGTGCTCGCCGAGGGTGACCTCGTAGGAGACGCGCTCGCCGTCGCGGTAGCCGGCGACGGCGACCGTCTCGCCGGGCTCGCGGTCCGACAGCGCCCCCGCGAGTTCCTCGTACGCGTAGATCCGCTCGCCGTCGAACTCGGTGATCACGAGGTTCGCCCCGCCCGGGGCGCCGCTCGCGGCCAGCGGGCCGTCGGCGTCGACCTCGACCGCGGCGCCGATCGGCACCTCGCGGTCGACGCGGTCGCCGCCGTCGGCGCGCTCGATCGTCAGCGTGACGACCTCCGCGTCGCCGACGGCCGCCAGCAGGCCGTCCTCGGTCGCGATCGACTCACCGTCGACCGCGAGGATCGAGTCGCCGACCGCGAGGTCGGCCGGGTTCGTCGACGCGGCCGCCGTCACGACCAGCGAGCGCTCGATCGTTACCGTCTCCTCGCCGTTGCGCTCGACGGTGATCGTCTCGCCCTCCGCGGCGTCGAGGCGTTCGAGGAGGTGGTCGTTGTCCGCGACGGCGACCCCGTCGATTGCGGTGATCCGGTCGTTCGGCTGGACGCCCGCGTCCGCCGCCGGCGAGCCGGGGGCGACGCCGCCGACCGCGGCGCCCGGGGCGACGGCGATCGAGCCGGCGACCGGGCCGAAAAGCAGCGCGAACGCGACGACCGTGACCGCGAAGTTGAACGTGACGCCGGCGGCGAACATCCGGGTCTGCCCGCCGCGGGAGGCCTGCTTGCTGCTCTCCTGGTTGGGTTCGACGAACGCGCCGATCGGGAGGATCGCGAGGGTCGCGACGCCCATCGACTCGATGTCGATGCCCTCGACGCGACAGAGCAGGCCGTGGCCGCCCTCGTGGACGACGAGGCCGACGAGCAGGCCGATCACGATGCCGGGCGCCGCCGACAGCGGCAGGAAGTCGTTGACGCCGGGGATGACGAGGGCGTTGCGGGGTTGCTGGACCGGCGAGGCGGGCTGTGGGTTGGTGAGCGTGCCGACGGCGACGATCACGAGGAAGACGAACATGCTCACCATCACGACGAGGGCGATGCCGACGCCGAGGTTCGCCCACGCGCGCCAGAACCGCTTCGGCCGGGAGAGCCGGTCGAGTAGCTCCCGGCCCCGTTTCGTGTGAATCGTCAGGATCGGCCCCTGCGTCCCGACGTACGACGGGAGGAGGCCTCGCTGGCGGAGGGCGACGATCGCGAACCAGTAGACGGCGACGCCGGCCAGAACCCACGTGAGCGTGCTCGAACCGGTCACGTCGGGAACGCCGACCGCCGCCGGGGGACCGTACTCCATCGGTGTTACTTCCGGGGGGCGCTTTCAAATGGCTTTTGTCTGTCCCTCAGCGCTCGCGGCGAAGCCTGTCGACGACGAACTCCCGGTCGACGTTCGCGAGGAACGGCCCCAGCTTCGGCCCCTGCTCCTCGTCGAAGAACAGGCGGTAGCCGGCGGCGAAAAAGTCGCCGACGGGGACGTCGTGACGTTTCGCGGTCTCGTAGATCTCGCCCTGGATCTCGTCGGGGCCGTGGCCCGCCGCGACGAAGTCGGCCAGTTCGTCGAGGGCGTCCTCGGTCGCCGCGTCGAACTCGTGGTCCGGCAGTTCCGAGCGCTTGAGTTCGTAGTCGAACTGGTTGCCCGTCCGGCGGGCCCACGTGCGGGCGCGTTCGACGCGTTCGAGGGCGTCCTCGATGGCCCACTCGGGGGCGTCCTCGGGAACGTGGCCCTCCCGGCGGGCGATCTTCTCGCGCAGGTCGGGGTCGTCGGTCATCCCCAG
The Salinilacihabitans rarus DNA segment above includes these coding regions:
- a CDS encoding PadR family transcriptional regulator, whose protein sequence is MRKSGPPKGLIAYLVLELLEEKPRYGYEILKEIRDISGGHWEPSYGSVYPILYKFEEKGWAERIDREDEPDRKYFELTDAGHEELAERRESSAEKARDFADVILGFFHVYAAFSTDERFEIPELEAEWRFDETFSAWIVEQVVRHHEHYFDTEFERTDETPEEFYDRQGVDHE
- a CDS encoding site-2 protease family protein, which produces MEYGPPAAVGVPDVTGSSTLTWVLAGVAVYWFAIVALRQRGLLPSYVGTQGPILTIHTKRGRELLDRLSRPKRFWRAWANLGVGIALVVMVSMFVFLVIVAVGTLTNPQPASPVQQPRNALVIPGVNDFLPLSAAPGIVIGLLVGLVVHEGGHGLLCRVEGIDIESMGVATLAILPIGAFVEPNQESSKQASRGGQTRMFAAGVTFNFAVTVVAFALLFGPVAGSIAVAPGAAVGGVAPGSPAADAGVQPNDRITAIDGVAVADNDHLLERLDAAEGETITVERNGEETVTIERSLVVTAAASTNPADLAVGDSILAVDGESIATEDGLLAAVGDAEVVTLTIERADGGDRVDREVPIGAAVEVDADGPLAASGAPGGANLVITEFDGERIYAYEELAGALSDREPGETVAVAGYRDGERVSYEVTLGEHPRTDAGFLGILGTPGVSGFSATAIGVEAYPADQFLAALGGDGAGAEVADSFLGKIGLALFLPLASVVGVFPFNFAGFVGGIENFYQVQGPLALLGDWVVFGLANALFWTGWINVQLGFFNCVPAFPLDGGHILRTSTEAVISRLPIEATRGMVRVVTTTVGLTMLISFLTMLFGPQLLAG